One stretch of bacterium DNA includes these proteins:
- a CDS encoding BrnT family toxin: MVGDQMSQYGWYRFEWDDEDQKNGNVQHLRDHNIEPEEAEECFFHNYQFCRDERRFTDIYILDGRTDRGRRLRLVFQDKGNGLARVFTGWDLKQKKR; the protein is encoded by the coding sequence TTGGTTGGTGATCAAATGTCTCAATATGGTTGGTACCGGTTTGAGTGGGATGATGAAGATCAAAAAAACGGAAATGTTCAACATTTGCGAGACCACAACATCGAACCAGAAGAAGCGGAGGAATGTTTTTTTCACAATTATCAGTTTTGTCGAGATGAACGACGATTTACTGATATTTACATTTTAGACGGGAGAACCGATCGTGGAAGACGATTGCGATTGGTTTTCCAAGATAAAGGGAACGGGCTTGCCCGGGTCTTTACAGGTTGGGATTTAAAACAGAAAAAGAGGTGA